The Caproicibacterium lactatifermentans genome contains a region encoding:
- a CDS encoding sigma-70 family RNA polymerase sigma factor: MAKYRRKTNYRDKYSDVSKEIIGVLEKSDRLMEYQQYDIKVERCRIDYGSGTVTYIPSREDSYERLLEENRQFVTEIESVEDAAIKTVLIGKMLACLKHLAPEEQELITALFFMDKSERQLSRETGIAQRTIHDRKAKVLAKLKKLMEK; encoded by the coding sequence ATGGCAAAGTATCGGAGAAAAACAAATTACCGGGATAAATATTCCGATGTAAGCAAAGAAATTATCGGGGTTCTGGAGAAAAGCGACCGCCTGATGGAATACCAGCAGTACGACATCAAAGTCGAACGGTGCAGGATTGATTATGGCAGTGGGACCGTTACATACATTCCAAGCCGGGAGGACTCCTACGAGCGGCTTCTGGAGGAAAACAGACAGTTTGTCACCGAGATTGAAAGTGTTGAGGATGCCGCGATCAAGACGGTGCTGATCGGGAAAATGCTGGCCTGCCTCAAACATCTCGCCCCGGAAGAACAGGAGTTGATCACGGCTCTCTTTTTTATGGATAAGAGCGAGCGCCAGCTATCCAGAGAAACCGGGATCGCGCAGCGGACAATTCACGATAGAAAGGCAAAAGTCCTGGCGAAATTAAAAAAACTTATGGAAAAGTGA
- the arsM gene encoding arsenite methyltransferase, with protein MSKNIREEIKEHYGDIAKKVSETAKSSCCGGGSCCGDISNDLYSVEYVAGLPEEAIRASLGCANPVALANLQKGETVLDLGSGGGIDVLISAKFVGETGKAYGLDMTDEMLELANRNKEKIGAKNVEFIKGYIENIPLPDESVDVVTSNCVINLTENKEVALREAYRVLKKGGRLAIADIVELKAVPDEIRKSVQMWVGCISGALSVAEYERILKKVGFTNVEITPVNIYTKEIIRSIAEEKELGEICSHLNEDALDGAFAGAHVKAYK; from the coding sequence ATGTCGAAGAACATTCGGGAAGAAATCAAGGAGCATTACGGCGATATTGCAAAAAAAGTGTCTGAAACCGCAAAAAGTTCCTGTTGCGGTGGCGGGTCTTGCTGCGGTGATATATCGAATGATCTGTATTCCGTAGAATATGTTGCCGGATTGCCGGAAGAAGCGATCCGGGCCTCGTTGGGCTGCGCGAATCCGGTTGCCCTTGCAAACCTGCAAAAGGGTGAAACGGTGCTGGATTTGGGCAGCGGCGGCGGGATAGACGTGCTGATTTCCGCAAAATTTGTGGGCGAAACAGGCAAAGCCTATGGATTGGATATGACCGACGAAATGCTGGAACTGGCGAATCGCAATAAGGAGAAGATCGGCGCGAAAAATGTTGAATTTATTAAAGGATACATTGAGAATATTCCACTGCCAGACGAATCTGTTGACGTTGTTACATCGAACTGTGTAATCAACCTGACTGAGAACAAGGAAGTCGCTCTGAGAGAGGCTTATCGGGTCTTGAAAAAGGGCGGAAGACTTGCGATTGCTGATATTGTTGAACTGAAAGCCGTTCCGGATGAGATTCGCAAAAGCGTCCAAATGTGGGTCGGCTGCATTTCCGGGGCATTGAGCGTCGCAGAATATGAACGAATTCTGAAAAAAGTCGGCTTTACAAACGTAGAAATTACGCCTGTCAATATCTATACAAAAGAAATCATCCGAAGTATTGCGGAAGAAAAGGAACTTGGTGAGATTTGCTCCCACCTAAACGAAGATGCCTTGGACGGTGCTTTTGCGGGCGCACATGTAAAGGCATATAAATAG
- a CDS encoding MarR family winged helix-turn-helix transcriptional regulator yields the protein MIDQGSAILRELIRVLVRNLGILEKGDASCCGVTITQCHAIVEIGRKEKISLVDLADLLGVDKSTMSRTVNNLVEADLAVRELDAENRRYVTIQLTEKGKDVFRNIEKSMESYYKGIFGSIPEDKRSQVLESLKLLADAAQRNKCC from the coding sequence ATGATTGACCAAGGGAGCGCAATCCTGAGAGAGCTGATCCGGGTGCTTGTAAGGAACTTAGGCATCCTGGAAAAAGGCGATGCCTCTTGCTGCGGCGTTACGATCACGCAATGTCACGCCATTGTCGAAATTGGCCGGAAAGAAAAAATATCACTGGTGGACCTTGCCGACTTATTGGGCGTGGACAAAAGTACCATGAGCCGGACTGTCAATAACCTTGTGGAAGCGGATTTAGCGGTGCGGGAACTGGATGCTGAAAACAGGAGATATGTTACAATTCAGTTGACAGAAAAGGGCAAAGATGTATTCCGGAATATTGAAAAAAGCATGGAGAGCTACTACAAAGGGATATTCGGTTCCATTCCAGAGGATAAAAGAAGTCAGGTGCTGGAAAGCTTGAAGCTCCTGGCGGACGCGGCGCAACGCAACAAATGCTGTTAA
- a CDS encoding GNAT family N-acetyltransferase: MDFTIEKMEPADWPQVSTIYSAGIKTGIATFQRDVPSWKEWDQSHLNSCRFVARFNDVILGWAALSPTSSRCVYAGVAEVSIYIDPEYKHQGIGTKLLKNLIQQSEKEGFWSLQAGIIKENTHSRELHQKCEFRELGFRERLGQMSNEKWHDVVLMERRSKAVG, from the coding sequence ATGGACTTTACGATTGAGAAGATGGAACCGGCCGACTGGCCTCAGGTTTCTACCATCTATTCGGCAGGCATCAAAACCGGGATCGCAACTTTCCAAAGAGACGTTCCAAGCTGGAAGGAGTGGGATCAAAGCCATCTGAATTCCTGCCGTTTTGTTGCACGATTCAATGATGTGATTTTGGGATGGGCAGCTTTATCCCCAACCTCCAGCAGATGTGTCTATGCGGGAGTAGCCGAAGTCAGCATATACATCGATCCGGAATATAAACATCAGGGCATAGGAACTAAACTCCTGAAAAATTTAATTCAGCAGTCGGAAAAAGAAGGTTTCTGGTCTTTGCAAGCCGGAATCATCAAAGAAAATACCCACAGCCGAGAATTACATCAGAAATGCGAGTTTCGGGAGCTTGGCTTCAGAGAAAGATTAGGACAGATGTCAAATGAAAAATGGCATGACGTCGTTTTAATGGAGCGCAGAAGCAAAGCTGTTGGCTGA
- the arsD gene encoding arsenite efflux transporter metallochaperone ArsD, translating to MKKMQIFEPAMCCSTGLCGVGVDPELLRVSTVLNTLKKNGINVERFNLSNAPQQFVNDKAVNHFINTKGVDGLPVTVLDGEIVIAGRYPTNEEFANLLGVPETLFGGKPKTVKVTPRRSGGCGCSGGKCC from the coding sequence ATGAAAAAAATGCAAATCTTTGAACCCGCTATGTGCTGCTCAACCGGCCTTTGCGGAGTTGGGGTCGACCCCGAACTGCTCAGGGTTTCCACCGTGCTGAACACGCTCAAGAAAAACGGGATCAATGTTGAACGGTTCAATTTGTCCAACGCTCCGCAGCAGTTTGTAAACGATAAGGCAGTCAACCACTTTATCAACACAAAGGGCGTTGATGGGCTGCCCGTCACTGTTTTGGATGGAGAAATCGTGATTGCAGGCCGGTATCCGACCAATGAAGAGTTTGCCAACCTGCTCGGCGTTCCGGAAACTCTGTTCGGCGGAAAGCCGAAGACTGTCAAGGTCACTCCGAGAAGGTCGGGCGGATGCGGTTGCTCGGGAGGAAAGTGCTGCTGA
- a CDS encoding MerR family transcriptional regulator, translating into MKIFAYVGGREWEPACYLCRQKTICGGVRRFSEEDLEWLGLVFCLKNTGMPIKKIREFVDLSRRAEQTLPQRCEILMAHKRDVEGRIASMKKQLAKVNQKIQCFSSQSKAFCVSGKTQRPLV; encoded by the coding sequence ATAAAAATATTTGCCTACGTTGGGGGTAGGGAGTGGGAGCCAGCTTGCTACCTCTGCCGGCAAAAGACTATCTGCGGCGGCGTCCGGCGTTTTTCGGAAGAAGACCTGGAGTGGCTTGGTCTGGTTTTTTGCCTGAAAAACACCGGAATGCCAATCAAAAAGATCAGGGAATTCGTCGATCTGAGCCGCAGGGCGGAGCAGACTCTGCCTCAGCGCTGCGAAATTCTAATGGCACATAAAAGGGATGTGGAAGGTCGCATCGCCTCCATGAAAAAGCAATTGGCCAAAGTGAACCAGAAAATTCAATGTTTCAGTTCCCAGTCCAAGGCTTTCTGTGTCAGCGGTAAAACCCAAAGGCCGTTGGTTTAA
- the arsA gene encoding arsenical pump-driving ATPase yields the protein MENFNPQSIRLTKYLFYTGKGGVGKTSTACATAVTLADSGKKVLLISTDPASNLQDVFHTELTNKGVVIRGVPNLIVCNLDPVQAAAEYRESVIGPYRGKLPDVVIRNMEEQLSGSCTVEIAAFNEFSKFITDETMQKEYDHILFDTAPTGHTLRMLQLPSAWSNFISENTHGASCLGQLSGLESKKAVYKKAVETLSDGKLTTLILVSRPEEAPLKEAERASRELAEIGIKNQALVINGVLTSYDDSVSESLYRKQQDALHDIPQGLKKLAAYRIPLRAYNITGIDNVRAFLTRDRYQACSQTRSEKIKAKTIPCLQDVINDLYCADKKVIFTMGKGGVGKTTVAAAIALGLSKRGRKVHLATTDPAGHLESVIDESSGITMSRIDERAELKKYQDEVLSKARKTLSADDVAYIQEDLRSPCTQEIAVFRAFAEIVEKAEDRTVVIDTAPTGHTLLLLDSTQSYNQEIKRSQGEIPESAKKLLPRLRDPNETEVVIVTLAEDTPVYEALRLEEDLRRAGIEAKWWVINSSFYRTGTTNRVLSAKVNNEIEWINKVSGHSKGNFAVIGWKANEIKGDELLKL from the coding sequence ATGGAGAATTTTAATCCACAATCGATCAGATTGACAAAATATCTATTTTACACGGGAAAAGGTGGAGTTGGAAAAACATCGACGGCGTGTGCTACGGCCGTTACCCTTGCGGATAGCGGAAAAAAGGTCCTTTTAATCAGCACGGACCCCGCCTCAAATTTGCAGGATGTTTTTCATACCGAACTTACGAACAAGGGTGTGGTGATTCGGGGGGTGCCCAATCTGATCGTTTGCAACCTCGACCCTGTCCAGGCGGCGGCGGAATACAGAGAAAGTGTCATCGGTCCTTATCGCGGCAAGCTGCCCGATGTTGTAATCAGAAATATGGAGGAACAGCTCTCCGGTTCGTGTACGGTGGAGATTGCCGCGTTCAACGAGTTTTCAAAGTTCATCACGGACGAAACGATGCAGAAAGAATATGACCATATCCTGTTCGATACCGCCCCGACAGGGCATACCCTCCGGATGTTGCAACTGCCGTCTGCGTGGAGTAATTTCATCAGCGAAAACACACACGGGGCTTCCTGTTTAGGTCAGCTTTCGGGATTGGAAAGTAAAAAAGCAGTTTACAAAAAAGCCGTTGAAACACTGTCCGATGGAAAGCTGACGACGCTGATTCTTGTTTCACGTCCGGAAGAAGCGCCTTTGAAAGAAGCGGAACGGGCATCCAGAGAACTGGCGGAGATCGGAATCAAAAATCAGGCACTGGTGATCAACGGTGTGCTGACTTCCTATGATGACAGCGTTTCCGAAAGCCTGTATCGGAAACAGCAGGATGCGCTTCATGACATCCCGCAAGGCTTGAAAAAACTGGCCGCATACCGGATTCCGCTCCGGGCTTATAACATCACCGGAATTGACAATGTCAGGGCTTTTCTGACCCGGGACCGGTATCAGGCCTGCAGTCAGACCCGCAGCGAAAAAATCAAGGCCAAAACGATTCCATGCCTTCAGGATGTCATCAACGACCTGTACTGCGCCGATAAAAAAGTCATCTTCACCATGGGAAAGGGCGGCGTCGGGAAAACCACCGTTGCGGCCGCAATCGCCCTGGGCCTTTCAAAAAGAGGCAGGAAGGTCCATCTGGCCACCACGGATCCGGCAGGGCATCTGGAATCCGTGATCGACGAATCCAGCGGCATCACCATGAGCCGTATCGACGAGCGCGCCGAACTGAAAAAATATCAGGACGAAGTGCTTTCCAAAGCGAGAAAGACCCTGTCCGCTGATGATGTCGCCTATATTCAGGAGGATCTGCGTTCCCCCTGCACGCAGGAAATCGCGGTTTTCCGGGCCTTTGCCGAGATTGTGGAAAAAGCGGAAGACCGGACTGTGGTGATTGACACCGCTCCGACAGGACATACCCTTTTGCTGCTGGATTCCACACAAAGCTACAATCAGGAGATCAAACGCTCCCAAGGCGAAATCCCCGAATCCGCAAAAAAACTTCTGCCCCGCCTCCGCGACCCTAACGAAACCGAGGTCGTCATCGTAACTTTGGCCGAGGATACACCTGTCTATGAAGCACTGCGCCTTGAGGAAGATTTAAGGCGCGCCGGCATAGAAGCGAAATGGTGGGTCATCAACTCTTCCTTTTACCGGACCGGTACAACAAACCGTGTCCTTTCCGCGAAGGTAAACAACGAAATTGAATGGATCAACAAGGTTTCGGGCCATTCAAAAGGAAATTTTGCTGTTATTGGCTGGAAAGCAAATGAGATAAAAGGTGACGAGTTGCTGAAGCTGTAA
- the arsB gene encoding ACR3 family arsenite efflux transporter translates to MSDEKTQGIGFFEKYLTVWVLLCMAAGILISKFLPVIPAFLEKLQYAQQNIPIAILIWIMIYPMMLKINFQSIKNVGKHPLGILISSGSSWAIKPFLMLGLATLFLKIVFSAFIPAALAQNFVTGAVLLGTAPCTAMVFVWSNLAKGDPAHTLVQVSVNDLLILVLFVPLVSFLLGVNNVQIPWNTLVFSVVLFVVVPLVGGAVTRVTMIKKMGETAFNEKFVSKFDNVTTLGLLLTLIIIFSFQGNILLEKPLYVLMIAVPLILQNLISSTFTYLLCKWTKQPHNIAAPASLIAASDFFELSVAVAISLFGPNSPVVLACTVGVLTEVPVMLMLVRIITKTKDWYYKGWHSKPAVHN, encoded by the coding sequence ATGAGTGATGAAAAAACACAAGGCATTGGTTTCTTTGAGAAATATCTGACGGTTTGGGTGCTTCTCTGTATGGCGGCGGGCATTCTGATCAGTAAATTTCTGCCGGTAATTCCTGCATTTCTGGAAAAACTTCAGTACGCGCAACAGAATATTCCGATCGCGATTCTGATCTGGATCATGATTTATCCCATGATGCTGAAGATCAATTTCCAATCCATCAAAAACGTGGGAAAGCATCCCCTCGGTATCCTCATATCGAGCGGGAGCAGTTGGGCGATCAAACCATTCCTGATGCTGGGGCTGGCGACTCTCTTTCTTAAAATCGTATTCAGCGCCTTTATCCCCGCCGCCCTGGCGCAAAATTTTGTTACAGGCGCGGTCCTGTTGGGGACGGCTCCCTGCACTGCGATGGTGTTTGTCTGGAGCAATCTCGCCAAAGGCGACCCGGCGCACACCCTTGTACAGGTTTCGGTCAATGATCTGCTGATTCTTGTTCTGTTTGTCCCACTGGTTTCTTTCCTGCTCGGCGTAAACAACGTTCAGATCCCCTGGAATACCCTTGTTTTCTCAGTCGTGCTTTTCGTCGTGGTCCCCTTGGTCGGCGGCGCTGTTACACGAGTTACAATGATCAAAAAAATGGGAGAAACGGCTTTCAATGAAAAATTCGTTTCCAAGTTTGACAATGTAACGACGCTGGGCCTGCTGCTGACTTTAATCATCATTTTTTCATTCCAAGGCAACATTCTCTTGGAAAAACCGCTTTATGTTCTGATGATTGCCGTACCGCTGATCCTCCAGAATCTTATCTCCTCTACGTTTACCTATTTGCTGTGCAAATGGACAAAACAGCCGCACAATATAGCGGCGCCGGCATCCCTGATTGCCGCTTCCGACTTCTTTGAACTTTCAGTCGCGGTAGCAATCTCGCTGTTCGGCCCAAACTCGCCAGTCGTGCTGGCTTGCACCGTCGGCGTCCTTACGGAAGTCCCTGTGATGCTGATGCTTGTCAGAATCATTACGAAAACCAAAGACTGGTATTACAAAGGCTGGCATTCTAAACCTGCCGTTCACAACTAA
- a CDS encoding ArsR/SmtB family transcription factor: MRYSHAEYAPVFKALSDETRLKIVEMLSCGEMCACDILESFKITQPTLSYHMKILTDCGLVNGRREGAWMRYTINDKKVTAIKNFWDGITSEHRDCICNNVEEAGKCES; this comes from the coding sequence ATGAGATATTCCCACGCGGAATATGCCCCGGTGTTTAAGGCGCTGTCCGACGAAACGCGGCTGAAGATCGTCGAGATGCTTTCCTGCGGCGAAATGTGCGCCTGTGACATTCTGGAATCCTTCAAGATCACGCAGCCTACCCTTTCCTACCACATGAAAATCCTGACGGATTGCGGCCTTGTGAACGGCAGGCGCGAAGGAGCCTGGATGAGGTATACGATCAACGACAAAAAAGTTACTGCCATAAAAAATTTCTGGGACGGAATCACATCGGAACATCGGGATTGTATCTGTAATAATGTCGAGGAGGCAGGAAAATGCGAATCATAA
- a CDS encoding C-GCAxxG-C-C family protein, giving the protein MTLQKEVLATQAVDLFRNGLYCSEAILQVFNKELGLGLNDTAIKMATGFGAGLGASKCCCGSLTGAVMVLSAVKGRTSTEGNVDEVFSLTQELHNEFKKRYKATCCRVLTRSVKWGEPEHHQLCEQYVRGAVEILTDILERESKSAPVKSNG; this is encoded by the coding sequence ATGACATTACAAAAAGAAGTGTTGGCCACCCAAGCCGTTGATCTATTCAGAAATGGGCTCTATTGTTCGGAAGCAATTCTTCAGGTTTTTAATAAGGAGCTTGGCCTGGGATTGAATGACACTGCCATAAAAATGGCAACCGGATTTGGCGCAGGTTTAGGTGCGTCGAAATGCTGCTGCGGCTCGCTGACAGGTGCAGTGATGGTTTTAAGCGCCGTGAAAGGCAGAACAAGTACAGAAGGCAATGTAGATGAGGTGTTTTCCTTAACTCAGGAATTGCATAATGAGTTTAAAAAAAGATATAAAGCTACCTGCTGCCGTGTGCTGACGAGATCAGTAAAATGGGGAGAACCGGAGCATCATCAGCTCTGTGAGCAATATGTCAGAGGTGCTGTAGAAATATTAACTGATATTTTAGAGAGGGAAAGTAAGTCAGCACCAGTAAAAAGCAATGGGTAA
- a CDS encoding metalloregulator ArsR/SmtB family transcription factor, whose translation MVEIFRALSEENRLRILSLLLECEMCVCEIEAVLNLSQSNASRHLTALKQCGILDSFKKAQWTYYRINDQFKQENAKLLGYLQDGLKELPTYQADQEAYKKYDSQNLCDCITPQQGLKKL comes from the coding sequence ATGGTTGAAATTTTTAGGGCCCTGTCGGAAGAAAACAGACTCAGAATCCTATCCCTTCTTTTGGAATGTGAAATGTGCGTCTGTGAGATCGAAGCGGTGCTAAACCTGTCGCAGTCGAACGCGTCCAGACATCTCACGGCGTTGAAACAGTGCGGCATTCTCGACAGCTTTAAAAAAGCGCAATGGACTTATTATCGGATCAATGACCAATTTAAGCAGGAAAATGCTAAACTTTTGGGCTATCTCCAGGACGGCTTAAAAGAACTTCCGACCTATCAGGCCGATCAGGAGGCATATAAAAAGTATGATAGTCAAAATCTATGTGATTGTATCACTCCACAACAAGGGCTTAAAAAACTGTGA
- a CDS encoding FAD-dependent oxidoreductase: MRIIIIGAVAAGTSAAAKARRNSESAEIVVYDKDSFISYSGCGMPYYIGGEVGNADELTPRDPAFFKSKYNVDILTRHEVLSIDPDRKVLKVKNLTTGEVFPDSYDKLVIATGAQAFVPPIKGVDGRHVFTLRNINDMNRIKAYIDGNSPKRAAIIGTGFIGLEVCENLKKLGLEVILLEKLPQVTPGLDSDMAVYVQDYIEKNGVPVLTGVSITEITESGVILSDGKEIPADLVLISAGVRPNTALAKAAEIELGVSGAIRVNTKMQTSQPDIYACGDCIEQFHAVTGKPVYRPLGSTANKTGRIAGDSMTGGDLEFRGILGTGIFKIFDMTVAQTGLSEHEALALGYQVQVCHNIKPNRPEYMGGREMVIKGIADRVSGRLLGAQIVGYEGVDKRIDVFVTAITFKAKAEDLFHLDLAYAPPFSTTKDSVMYTGMILDNAIHRGRSLITAQELDTLMQSGKPYTLIDARAAAQYEQGHIETAKSVPHAQVRATAEALDRDVITVTYCNKGVTGNAAQNILINDGFQKVYNLSGGYKHYCKIHSEK; this comes from the coding sequence ATGCGAATCATAATCATAGGTGCAGTTGCCGCCGGAACTTCCGCAGCGGCAAAAGCAAGAAGGAACAGCGAAAGCGCCGAAATCGTCGTCTATGACAAGGACAGCTTTATTTCTTATTCCGGCTGTGGTATGCCCTATTACATCGGCGGCGAAGTCGGAAACGCAGATGAACTCACCCCACGCGATCCCGCGTTTTTCAAAAGCAAATACAATGTGGATATTTTAACCCGCCATGAAGTTCTCTCGATTGACCCCGATCGAAAGGTTCTGAAAGTCAAAAACCTTACGACCGGAGAGGTGTTTCCCGATTCGTATGACAAGCTGGTGATCGCAACCGGCGCGCAGGCGTTTGTTCCGCCGATCAAGGGCGTGGACGGACGGCACGTCTTTACCTTGCGCAATATCAACGACATGAACCGCATCAAGGCTTATATCGACGGAAACAGCCCGAAGCGTGCGGCGATCATCGGGACGGGCTTCATCGGACTGGAAGTCTGTGAAAATCTGAAAAAGCTCGGCTTGGAAGTGATTCTGCTGGAAAAGCTGCCGCAAGTAACACCGGGGCTCGACAGCGACATGGCGGTCTATGTGCAGGACTATATCGAAAAGAACGGCGTCCCTGTCCTGACAGGCGTTTCTATTACGGAGATCACGGAAAGCGGTGTCATCCTATCGGATGGCAAAGAGATTCCTGCGGATCTGGTTCTGATCTCCGCCGGGGTCCGCCCCAACACGGCATTGGCCAAAGCGGCGGAGATTGAGCTTGGCGTTTCCGGTGCGATCCGTGTGAACACAAAGATGCAAACCAGCCAGCCGGACATCTATGCCTGCGGCGACTGTATCGAGCAGTTTCATGCGGTGACGGGGAAACCAGTTTACCGGCCGCTGGGTTCTACGGCCAACAAGACCGGCAGAATCGCAGGTGACAGCATGACGGGCGGTGATCTGGAATTCAGAGGCATCCTCGGTACCGGAATCTTCAAAATATTTGATATGACGGTAGCGCAGACCGGCCTTTCCGAACATGAGGCGCTTGCTTTGGGTTATCAAGTCCAGGTTTGCCACAACATCAAGCCCAACAGGCCGGAATACATGGGCGGCCGGGAAATGGTCATCAAGGGAATCGCCGACCGCGTGAGCGGCAGGCTCCTGGGTGCGCAGATTGTCGGATATGAGGGCGTGGACAAGAGAATCGACGTGTTTGTGACAGCGATTACCTTCAAGGCGAAGGCGGAAGACCTTTTCCATCTCGATCTGGCCTATGCCCCGCCGTTTTCCACCACAAAGGATTCGGTGATGTACACCGGCATGATCCTGGACAACGCCATTCACAGAGGCAGATCGCTGATCACGGCGCAGGAGCTCGATACCCTGATGCAGTCTGGGAAACCCTATACGTTGATCGACGCCAGAGCTGCCGCGCAATATGAACAGGGACATATCGAAACCGCGAAAAGTGTCCCCCATGCCCAAGTAAGAGCCACGGCTGAGGCGCTGGATCGGGACGTTATCACGGTTACCTACTGCAATAAGGGCGTGACCGGAAACGCGGCGCAGAACATCCTGATCAACGACGGATTTCAAAAAGTATATAACCTCTCGGGAGGATATAAGCATTACTGCAAAATACATTCAGAGAAATAA